The following coding sequences lie in one Rutidosis leptorrhynchoides isolate AG116_Rl617_1_P2 chromosome 6, CSIRO_AGI_Rlap_v1, whole genome shotgun sequence genomic window:
- the LOC139851479 gene encoding protein HEAT INTOLERANT 4-like, whose translation MEFKLKGGSYEEKIVPMKDVNLGWMPYYFPTAERHESPLIYMLSCEDREVLGDLKSKGVTHFTPYIFNPLKEDHTEQRTYVHIQYPVDVEFDWEVCTVEEFVDVLIATKRLSEDEKSDYMVDILEHSCMLC comes from the exons ATGGAATTCAAACTAAAGGGGGGTTCGTATGAAGAAAAAATTGTTCCCATGAAGGATGTGAATTTGGGTTGGATGCCTTATTATTTTCCAACAGCTGAAAGACATGAATCTCCTCTAATCTATATGCTAAGCTGTGAAGATAG GGAGGTTTTGGGAGATTTAAAATCGAAGGGGGTTACACACTTCACACCTT ACATCTTTAATCCTCTTAAGGAAGACCATACAGAACAAAGAACATATGTTCACATCCAGTATCCT GTTGACGTTGAGTTTGATTGGGAGGTATGTACGGTTGAG GAATTCGTGGATGTTCTCATTGCTACAAAGCGTTTGTCTGAAGATGAGAAGAGTGACTATATGGTAGACATACTCGAGCATTCATGCATGCTTTGTTAA